A single Numenius arquata chromosome 1, bNumArq3.hap1.1, whole genome shotgun sequence DNA region contains:
- the CD99 gene encoding CD99 antigen, with the protein MEAPFGVLWSAATTPHAPFLPQPAGARRARPPSAHRPNPGSPPSARRLRPAGEWGLRHRPSPEGAATAGSAATQPPRPEESRGGLPAPPAPPRCRAASVSSPPSLPRHRPVRPGAVPQRSAPGRGGLTARRPGRVADGAVTGDRLSAGERASGRAAMRRWRLLPSVVLLAVLVPVRGDLSDFNLEEALATTKKPLPSRKPPASDLDDFSLEHALYPDDPKPGPPANPRDTDNPKQGPPANPKDTGGFDDSDLYDGSLPKGGGDERKGPSPNNGETAEVSEGAIAGIVSAVFATVVGAVSSFIAYQKKKLCFKQSADEENVNMDSHRGAQSEPPVQRTLLEN; encoded by the exons ATGGAGGCTCCTTTCGGGGTTCTTTGGTCCGCGGCCACCACCCCGCACGCCCCGTTCCTCCCCCAGCCCGCCGGAGCCAGGAGGGCTCGGCCCCCCTCGGCCCACAGGCCAAACCCCGGCTCCCCGCCCTCAGCCCGTCGCCTCCGGCCCGCCGGGGAATGGGGGCTCCGCCACCGCCCGTCCCCCGAGGGCGCGGCAACGGCGGGATCGGCCGCCACCCAACCGCCGCGCCCTGAGGAGAGCCGCGgcggcctccccgccccgccAGCCCCTCCACGCTGCCGGGCGGCCTCCgtgtcctcccctccttcccttccgCGCCACCGCCCTGTCAGGCCGGGGGCCGTCCCGCAGCGGAgcgccccggggcggggcggcctGACAGCGCGGCGGCCCGGGCGTGTTGCGGACGGTGCCGTTACTGGAGATCGGCTGTCAGCGGGCGAGCGAGCGAGCGGGCGGGCAGCCATGCGGCGCTGGAGGCTCCTTCCCTCGGTGGTGCTACTCGCCGTCCTGGTCCCTGTCAGAG GTGATCTTAGCGATTTCAACTTAGAAGAGGCACTTG CAACTACAAAGAAGCCTCTTCCATCTCGGAAACCACCAGCATCAGATCTTG atGATTTCAGCTTGGAACATGCTCTTTATCCTG ATGACCCCAAACCAGGTCCACCTGCAAATCCTAGAGACACTG ATAACCCCAAGCAAGGTCCACCTGCCAATCCTAAAGACACTG GTGGCTTTGATGATTCAGATCTGTATGATGGCAGTTTACCAAAAGGAGGAGGCGATG AACGAAAGGGCCCAAGTCCAAATAATGGTGAAACAGCTGAGG tttctgaggGAGCAATAGCCGGAATTGTAAGTGCTGTGTTTGCTACTGTAGTTGGAGCAGTATCTAGTTTCATTGCTTACCAGAAGAAGAAACTCTGCTTCAAACAAAGCG CAGATGAAGAGAATGTGAATATGGATAGCCATCGGGGAGCGCAATCTGAGCCACCTG ttCAGCGCACACTTCTGGAGAACTGA